In Crassostrea angulata isolate pt1a10 chromosome 4, ASM2561291v2, whole genome shotgun sequence, one genomic interval encodes:
- the LOC128180310 gene encoding acetylcholine receptor subunit alpha-like isoform X1 encodes MLEVETVNSKKTKDENVKLAKVFKVLSSNIEKNNELLDQLFELTLESESNHQGLAPLRSILSKDLSAAREDKVTVEIKLTFMKINDIDTVDQKFQSEIFIQAKWHDHLIKPDEKVFEPSMMWTPKLIILNIDGSIEEEHIDYSILHSNDDNPPRVQLMWKFKAFFKENLELQHFPVDVQDLTISISTEKSIHEIEIIEDQSSLSSVNTQAFLDASEWNLYNHTESYRDKTTVEYARSTVHSILHIQCRVARKIGYFVWNIIFIVFLIIGLTFASYSIEVDNGDRLAVNITLFLTAVTFKLVVKQSLPTISYLTYLDLYVLAALIFLALNATQNAAMKSLAYIYQLKEVKIYDHNSIASLAVIFILFHIVFGIYIAFTATRRRWKMQEKDKLYQEKKDYIERSRMSPRGTGKRKRRYPPVAQPRGSLASFFESRY; translated from the exons agaaaacaaaagatgaaaaTGTCAAGTTAGCCAAGGTTTTCAAAGTTTTATCCAGCAACATTGAGAAAAACAATGAACTCCTTGATCAACTTTTTGAATTAACGCTTGAATCTGAGAGCAATCATCAAGGTTTAGCACCTCTTCGATCAATTCTGTCAAAAGATCTCAGTGCTGCAAGAGAAGATAAg gTGACAGTAGAAATAAAGCTcacttttatgaaaataaatgatattgatACAGTGGACCAGAAGTTTCAGTCAGAGATTTTCATCCAAGCAAAGTGGCATGATCACTTGATCAAGCCAGATGAAAAg GTATTTGAACCATCAATGATGTGGACTCCAAAGTTgattattttgaatattgacgGATCAATAGAAGAGGAACACATAGACTACTCTATTCTACATAGCAATGATGATAATCCACCAAGAGTGCAGCTGATGTGGAAATTCAAAGCTTTCTTTAAGGAGAATTTGGAATTGCAACACTTTCCAGTGGATGTTCAG GACCTGACAATTTCCATCTCTACAGAAAAGTCGATTCATGAGATTGAGATAATTGAAGACCAGAGTTCTCTCAGTTCAGTCAACACTCAGGCCTTCCTGGATGCCTCAGAGTGGAACCTGTACAACCACACTGAGTCCTACAGAGACAAAACAACTGTCGAGTACGCTAGGTCAACTGTGCATTCTATCCTTCATATACAGTGCAGGGTGGCAAGGAAGATAGGCTATTTTGTGTGGAATATCATATTCATTGtg TTCCTGATCATTGGCCTGACCTTTGCCTCCTACTCCATTGAGGTTGATAATGGAGACAGACTGGCTGTCAACATCACCCTTTTCCTTACTGCTGTCACCTTCAAACTGGTCGTCAAGCAAAGTCTGCCAACTATTTCATACCTCACTTACCTG GATCTATATGTACTGGCTGCACTGATATTCCTTGCATTAAATGCTACTCAGAATGCTGCAATGAAATCCTTAGCTTACATTTATCAACTGAAGGAAGTAAAGATTTATGATCACAATTCCATTGCCAGCCTTGCTGTTATCTTCATATTGTTTCATATCGTCTTTGGAATTTATATAGCCTTCACT GCCACCAGAAGGCGATGGAAAATGCAGGAAAAAGACAAACtttaccag GAAAAGAAAGATTACATTGAGAGATCAAGGATGTCACCCAGAGGTACTGGTAAACGAAAGAGAAGATACCCTCCTGTGGCCCAACCAAGGGGATCTCTCGCGTCCTTCTTCGAAAGTCGCTACTAG
- the LOC128180310 gene encoding acetylcholine receptor subunit alpha-like isoform X2, with the protein MLEVETVNSKKTKDENVKLAKVFKVLSSNIEKNNELLDQLFELTLESESNHQGLAPLRSILSKDLSAAREDKVTVEIKLTFMKINDIDTVDQKFQSEIFIQAKWHDHLIKPDEKVFEPSMMWTPKLIILNIDGSIEEEHIDYSILHSNDDNPPRVQLMWKFKAFFKENLELQHFPVDVQDLTISISTEKSIHEIEIIEDQSSLSSVNTQAFLDASEWNLYNHTESYRDKTTVEYARSTVHSILHIQCRVARKIGYFVWNIIFIVFLIIGLTFASYSIEVDNGDRLAVNITLFLTAVTFKLVVKQSLPTISYLTYLDLYVLAALIFLALNATQNAAMKSLAYIYQLKEVKIYDHNSIASLAVIFILFHIVFGIYIAFTKAMENAGKRQTLPGKERLH; encoded by the exons agaaaacaaaagatgaaaaTGTCAAGTTAGCCAAGGTTTTCAAAGTTTTATCCAGCAACATTGAGAAAAACAATGAACTCCTTGATCAACTTTTTGAATTAACGCTTGAATCTGAGAGCAATCATCAAGGTTTAGCACCTCTTCGATCAATTCTGTCAAAAGATCTCAGTGCTGCAAGAGAAGATAAg gTGACAGTAGAAATAAAGCTcacttttatgaaaataaatgatattgatACAGTGGACCAGAAGTTTCAGTCAGAGATTTTCATCCAAGCAAAGTGGCATGATCACTTGATCAAGCCAGATGAAAAg GTATTTGAACCATCAATGATGTGGACTCCAAAGTTgattattttgaatattgacgGATCAATAGAAGAGGAACACATAGACTACTCTATTCTACATAGCAATGATGATAATCCACCAAGAGTGCAGCTGATGTGGAAATTCAAAGCTTTCTTTAAGGAGAATTTGGAATTGCAACACTTTCCAGTGGATGTTCAG GACCTGACAATTTCCATCTCTACAGAAAAGTCGATTCATGAGATTGAGATAATTGAAGACCAGAGTTCTCTCAGTTCAGTCAACACTCAGGCCTTCCTGGATGCCTCAGAGTGGAACCTGTACAACCACACTGAGTCCTACAGAGACAAAACAACTGTCGAGTACGCTAGGTCAACTGTGCATTCTATCCTTCATATACAGTGCAGGGTGGCAAGGAAGATAGGCTATTTTGTGTGGAATATCATATTCATTGtg TTCCTGATCATTGGCCTGACCTTTGCCTCCTACTCCATTGAGGTTGATAATGGAGACAGACTGGCTGTCAACATCACCCTTTTCCTTACTGCTGTCACCTTCAAACTGGTCGTCAAGCAAAGTCTGCCAACTATTTCATACCTCACTTACCTG GATCTATATGTACTGGCTGCACTGATATTCCTTGCATTAAATGCTACTCAGAATGCTGCAATGAAATCCTTAGCTTACATTTATCAACTGAAGGAAGTAAAGATTTATGATCACAATTCCATTGCCAGCCTTGCTGTTATCTTCATATTGTTTCATATCGTCTTTGGAATTTATATAGCCTTCACT AAGGCGATGGAAAATGCAGGAAAAAGACAAACtttaccag GAAAAGAAAGATTACATTGA
- the LOC128180310 gene encoding acetylcholine receptor subunit alpha-like isoform X3: MKINDIDTVDQKFQSEIFIQAKWHDHLIKPDEKVFEPSMMWTPKLIILNIDGSIEEEHIDYSILHSNDDNPPRVQLMWKFKAFFKENLELQHFPVDVQDLTISISTEKSIHEIEIIEDQSSLSSVNTQAFLDASEWNLYNHTESYRDKTTVEYARSTVHSILHIQCRVARKIGYFVWNIIFIVFLIIGLTFASYSIEVDNGDRLAVNITLFLTAVTFKLVVKQSLPTISYLTYLDLYVLAALIFLALNATQNAAMKSLAYIYQLKEVKIYDHNSIASLAVIFILFHIVFGIYIAFTATRRRWKMQEKDKLYQEKKDYIERSRMSPRGTGKRKRRYPPVAQPRGSLASFFESRY; encoded by the exons atgaaaataaatgatattgatACAGTGGACCAGAAGTTTCAGTCAGAGATTTTCATCCAAGCAAAGTGGCATGATCACTTGATCAAGCCAGATGAAAAg GTATTTGAACCATCAATGATGTGGACTCCAAAGTTgattattttgaatattgacgGATCAATAGAAGAGGAACACATAGACTACTCTATTCTACATAGCAATGATGATAATCCACCAAGAGTGCAGCTGATGTGGAAATTCAAAGCTTTCTTTAAGGAGAATTTGGAATTGCAACACTTTCCAGTGGATGTTCAG GACCTGACAATTTCCATCTCTACAGAAAAGTCGATTCATGAGATTGAGATAATTGAAGACCAGAGTTCTCTCAGTTCAGTCAACACTCAGGCCTTCCTGGATGCCTCAGAGTGGAACCTGTACAACCACACTGAGTCCTACAGAGACAAAACAACTGTCGAGTACGCTAGGTCAACTGTGCATTCTATCCTTCATATACAGTGCAGGGTGGCAAGGAAGATAGGCTATTTTGTGTGGAATATCATATTCATTGtg TTCCTGATCATTGGCCTGACCTTTGCCTCCTACTCCATTGAGGTTGATAATGGAGACAGACTGGCTGTCAACATCACCCTTTTCCTTACTGCTGTCACCTTCAAACTGGTCGTCAAGCAAAGTCTGCCAACTATTTCATACCTCACTTACCTG GATCTATATGTACTGGCTGCACTGATATTCCTTGCATTAAATGCTACTCAGAATGCTGCAATGAAATCCTTAGCTTACATTTATCAACTGAAGGAAGTAAAGATTTATGATCACAATTCCATTGCCAGCCTTGCTGTTATCTTCATATTGTTTCATATCGTCTTTGGAATTTATATAGCCTTCACT GCCACCAGAAGGCGATGGAAAATGCAGGAAAAAGACAAACtttaccag GAAAAGAAAGATTACATTGAGAGATCAAGGATGTCACCCAGAGGTACTGGTAAACGAAAGAGAAGATACCCTCCTGTGGCCCAACCAAGGGGATCTCTCGCGTCCTTCTTCGAAAGTCGCTACTAG